The following are encoded together in the Arthrobacter sp. Y-9 genome:
- a CDS encoding glycosyltransferase family 2 protein, whose amino-acid sequence MAALSRQSRAADVCIGVDAASSDGSARLLEEAFGTDNVALFRHPRLGFGAAVQAGLATADRLSAGDAAAPPTDQQWVWLLHDDSAPAPDALERLLEAVERSSNVTIAGAKQLDWNSQRKLVDAGLAVSTWAERLTLIEADELDQGQYDQLRDRFAVNSAGMLVRRDVWDSMGGFDPALPGTGDDVDLCWRNWLAGNNVAFVPQARMYHVQNRPHALGTPAAARTSQVYLRLKHTSWWKIPFLVLGTLIASVGRFLLAVAMKDPGYGFQQLAGTIRGVSRPVALARGRKVAARTRKNPRKTIRRLQTSREEVWAHRRSLMEALGADELLDASYSSTGLASEPSGDNQDDFSSLAAPTRAFAGWGLIASVLITAGIALVGLFPVLGGTQSGGGLLPLSTTLGEVWDNATRSWVTLEAGYPGHGDPFGLVLWILSVLNGGQPGLVVQSVLLGAMPLAAAGAWFLAASLTRHRRAWFLAALIWGTAPALFTSLNQGRLGAILVHVLTPWLVLALVRATGSARDRRLEARADGLLPQGPLTSRAGVGGTISWTAAAWAGLLLAAVTASAPVLLVPSLVSVVLLALLLRRRGRALWWSLTPPLALFLPFAFTAVTQPRAFLADPGVPQTFGAAPLWQQLLGQPIAVDLHAAIPGLGWLPGDVPWAFILMLVLAAPVLLFAVWGALVPGRRGRTGTLALLVAAVFLAVGWVIPGIAVAVGVDAVVTPFTGPAVSVASCAVLVSALLGADRALQRRKASRTRRAPWRVGVVSVAVVVLLLGPALGSWIWLASNLGVGTVADGPRYGAAKNFQTQEKPQIPATAVDRGRGPEQTRTLVITEAGDGSYTAALVRGSGTTLDALSTLAAVHGIRNDSDTPAADDDASAGIRSAVATIVAGQGVDPRPTLEKLGAGFVVLKGANDAAGLTASRIDAVPGLAAVGPTDAGWLWRVRALDQPPLKDSDTINRVRVLDGSGKVLSQLQSGTVGVDTTLGAGPEGRKLVLAERSDPNWTASLDGKRLNPTTVGWQQAFDLPAGGGHLVVAHSDPWIPWVRVITWVVFIVTALLAVPIPERPGKVRMVRDEASLRKAGHD is encoded by the coding sequence TTGGCCGCCCTCTCCCGGCAGAGCCGTGCAGCGGATGTCTGCATCGGCGTCGACGCGGCCTCTTCGGACGGCTCCGCCCGGCTGCTGGAGGAGGCGTTCGGCACCGACAACGTCGCGCTCTTCCGCCACCCCCGGCTGGGCTTCGGAGCGGCCGTGCAGGCCGGATTGGCGACGGCGGACCGGCTGAGTGCCGGTGACGCCGCCGCGCCGCCCACGGATCAGCAATGGGTGTGGCTCCTCCACGACGACTCCGCCCCGGCGCCGGACGCGCTGGAGCGTCTGCTCGAAGCCGTGGAGCGGTCATCCAACGTCACGATCGCCGGCGCCAAGCAGCTGGACTGGAACTCCCAGCGCAAGCTTGTGGACGCCGGCCTCGCCGTGAGCACCTGGGCCGAACGCCTCACCCTGATCGAGGCGGATGAGCTGGACCAGGGGCAGTACGACCAGCTCCGCGACCGTTTCGCCGTCAACTCCGCCGGCATGCTCGTCCGCCGGGACGTCTGGGACTCGATGGGCGGCTTCGACCCCGCCCTGCCCGGCACCGGTGACGACGTGGACCTGTGCTGGCGCAACTGGCTCGCCGGGAACAACGTGGCTTTCGTGCCGCAGGCCCGGATGTACCACGTCCAGAACCGTCCTCACGCCCTTGGCACCCCGGCCGCGGCGCGAACCTCGCAGGTGTACCTCCGTCTCAAGCACACCAGCTGGTGGAAGATCCCGTTCCTGGTGCTCGGGACACTCATCGCCTCGGTCGGACGGTTCCTGCTGGCCGTCGCCATGAAAGACCCGGGATACGGCTTCCAGCAGCTCGCCGGAACCATCCGGGGCGTCTCCCGTCCGGTGGCCCTGGCCCGTGGGCGCAAGGTGGCGGCCCGGACCCGCAAGAACCCCCGCAAGACCATCCGCCGGCTCCAGACCTCCCGCGAGGAGGTGTGGGCGCACCGGCGTTCCCTCATGGAGGCGCTCGGGGCGGACGAGCTCCTGGACGCGTCGTACAGCTCGACGGGCCTCGCCTCGGAGCCGAGCGGCGACAACCAGGACGACTTCTCCTCCCTGGCCGCCCCGACCCGTGCCTTCGCCGGATGGGGTCTCATCGCCTCCGTCCTGATCACCGCAGGCATCGCCCTGGTGGGCCTGTTCCCGGTGCTCGGGGGCACGCAGTCCGGCGGCGGTCTGCTCCCGCTGTCCACCACGCTGGGCGAGGTCTGGGACAACGCCACCCGCAGCTGGGTGACTCTGGAAGCGGGCTATCCGGGGCATGGTGATCCCTTCGGCCTGGTCCTCTGGATCCTCTCCGTTCTCAACGGCGGACAGCCCGGCCTGGTGGTGCAGTCGGTCCTCCTCGGCGCCATGCCGCTGGCCGCGGCCGGCGCCTGGTTCCTGGCCGCGTCGCTGACCAGGCACCGGAGGGCGTGGTTCCTCGCGGCGCTGATCTGGGGGACCGCACCCGCGCTCTTCACGAGTCTCAACCAGGGACGCCTCGGCGCCATCCTCGTGCACGTGCTGACGCCGTGGCTGGTGCTCGCCCTGGTCCGCGCCACCGGTTCCGCCCGGGACCGCCGTCTCGAAGCCCGTGCTGACGGCCTGCTGCCGCAGGGTCCGCTCACCAGCAGGGCCGGCGTGGGCGGCACGATCTCCTGGACTGCCGCCGCGTGGGCCGGACTGCTCCTGGCCGCGGTCACGGCCAGCGCCCCCGTGCTCCTGGTCCCGTCGCTCGTGTCGGTCGTCCTGCTGGCCCTCCTGCTGCGCCGCCGCGGCCGCGCCCTCTGGTGGAGCCTGACCCCGCCGCTGGCGCTGTTCCTGCCGTTCGCCTTCACCGCGGTGACCCAGCCACGGGCCTTCCTGGCCGACCCGGGGGTCCCGCAGACGTTCGGCGCCGCGCCCCTGTGGCAGCAGCTGCTCGGCCAGCCGATCGCCGTGGATCTCCACGCCGCGATCCCCGGTCTCGGATGGCTCCCCGGCGACGTGCCGTGGGCCTTCATCCTGATGCTCGTCCTGGCCGCCCCCGTGCTCCTGTTCGCCGTCTGGGGCGCTCTGGTTCCGGGCCGCCGTGGCCGGACCGGAACGCTGGCCCTCCTGGTGGCCGCGGTGTTCCTGGCCGTCGGCTGGGTCATTCCGGGCATCGCCGTGGCTGTGGGCGTCGACGCCGTGGTGACCCCCTTCACCGGCCCCGCGGTCTCCGTGGCCTCGTGTGCCGTGCTGGTCTCCGCCCTGCTCGGTGCGGACCGCGCGCTGCAGCGCCGCAAGGCCTCCCGCACCCGTCGCGCTCCGTGGCGGGTCGGCGTCGTGTCCGTGGCGGTCGTGGTCCTGCTCCTGGGGCCGGCCCTGGGCTCCTGGATCTGGCTCGCCTCGAACCTGGGGGTCGGCACGGTGGCCGACGGCCCGCGCTACGGCGCCGCGAAGAACTTCCAGACGCAGGAGAAGCCCCAGATCCCCGCCACCGCGGTGGACCGCGGGCGCGGTCCGGAGCAGACCCGAACCCTCGTGATCACCGAGGCCGGTGACGGCAGCTACACCGCCGCCCTCGTCCGCGGCTCCGGGACCACCCTGGACGCGCTCTCAACTCTCGCCGCCGTGCACGGCATCCGCAACGACTCCGACACTCCGGCGGCCGATGACGACGCGTCGGCGGGCATCCGCAGCGCGGTCGCCACGATCGTCGCCGGGCAGGGCGTGGACCCCCGTCCGACGCTGGAGAAGCTCGGCGCCGGTTTCGTGGTGCTCAAGGGCGCCAACGACGCCGCCGGGCTGACCGCCAGCCGCATCGACGCCGTGCCCGGTCTCGCCGCCGTCGGACCCACCGACGCCGGCTGGCTCTGGCGGGTGCGCGCGCTGGATCAGCCGCCGCTGAAGGACTCCGACACCATCAACCGCGTGCGCGTCCTGGACGGCTCCGGGAAGGTGCTGAGCCAGCTCCAGAGTGGCACGGTCGGCGTGGACACCACGCTGGGCGCGGGCCCCGAGGGCCGCAAGCTCGTGCTCGCCGAGCGCAGCGATCCGAACTGGACCGCGAGCCTGGACGGCAAGCGCCTGAACCCGACGACGGTCGGCTGGCAACAGGCCTTCGACCTCCCCGCGGGCGGCGGGCACCTCGTGGTGGCCCACAGCGATCCGTGGATCCCGTGGGTCCGGGTCATCACCTGGGTGGTGTTCATCGTCACCGCGCTGCTCGCAGTGCCCATTCCCGAACGTCCCGGGAAGGTCCGCATGGTCCGGGACGAGGCAAGCCTGAGGAAGGCCGGACATGACTGA
- a CDS encoding DUF3499 domain-containing protein yields MGAMRMCSRSACRESAVATLTYVYADSTAVLGPLAVYPEPHSYDLCVHHADRLTVPRGWEVLRISLPATAEAERRISRPESDELSALADAVREERQATEDEAEPGTGIPQRLRPPLLEPPVGVEGTRRGHLRALREP; encoded by the coding sequence GTGGGTGCCATGAGGATGTGTTCGCGTTCGGCCTGCCGTGAGTCCGCGGTGGCCACTTTGACGTACGTGTACGCGGATTCCACCGCTGTTCTGGGCCCTCTGGCCGTCTATCCGGAGCCCCACAGCTATGACCTCTGCGTGCACCACGCGGACCGTCTGACCGTCCCGCGCGGCTGGGAAGTGCTGCGGATCTCCCTCCCCGCCACGGCCGAGGCGGAGCGGCGGATCTCCCGGCCCGAAAGCGACGAACTCTCCGCCCTCGCCGACGCCGTGCGGGAAGAGCGCCAGGCGACCGAGGACGAGGCGGAACCCGGGACCGGGATCCCGCAGCGGCTCCGCCCGCCGCTCCTGGAACCGCCGGTCGGAGTCGAAGGCACACGCCGCGGCCACCTGCGGGCTCTGCGCGAACCCTGA
- the ahcY gene encoding adenosylhomocysteinase — MTFDYKIADISLAEAGRHQIRLAEHEMPGLMALRAEFGESQPLKGARIAGSLHMTVQTAVLIETLTALGAEVRWASCNIFSTQDEAAAAIVVGKGTPEDPQGVPVFAWKGETLEEYWWTAEQILTWPGADQNPELGPNMILDDGGDATLLLHKGVEFEAAGAVPGATEEDPEEYRIILDVLRANLAADPQKWTRIASRIQGVTEETTTGVHRLYQLAEQGRLLFPAINVNDSVTKSKFDNKYGIRHSLPDGINRATDVLMGGKVAVVCGYGDVGKGAAEALRGQGSRVIVTEIDPICALQAAMDGYQVARLENVLSEGDIFITTTGNKDVIMASDMAAMKNKAIVGNIGHFDNEIDMAGLAKVPGVKRVEIKPQVHEWVFDEGTENERSIIVLSEGRLLNLGNATGHPSFVMSNSFSNQTIAQIELWTKHEQEGEEKEYQNQVYVLPKILDEKVARLHLDALGVELTELSKEQAEYLDVDVAGPYKADHYRY; from the coding sequence ATGACGTTCGATTACAAGATCGCTGACATCTCCCTGGCCGAGGCGGGACGTCACCAGATCCGCCTGGCGGAGCACGAGATGCCGGGCCTCATGGCGCTGCGCGCCGAGTTCGGCGAGAGCCAGCCGCTCAAGGGCGCTCGCATCGCGGGTTCGCTGCACATGACCGTGCAGACCGCCGTGCTGATCGAGACCCTGACGGCCCTGGGCGCCGAGGTCCGCTGGGCCTCCTGCAACATCTTCTCCACCCAGGACGAGGCCGCCGCCGCGATCGTCGTGGGCAAGGGCACCCCCGAGGATCCGCAGGGTGTCCCGGTCTTCGCCTGGAAGGGCGAGACCCTGGAGGAGTACTGGTGGACCGCCGAGCAGATCCTGACCTGGCCGGGCGCCGATCAGAACCCTGAGCTCGGCCCGAACATGATCCTCGACGACGGCGGCGACGCCACCCTGCTGCTGCACAAGGGCGTCGAGTTCGAGGCCGCCGGCGCCGTGCCGGGCGCCACCGAGGAGGACCCGGAGGAATACCGGATCATCCTGGACGTGCTCCGCGCGAACCTGGCCGCCGACCCGCAGAAGTGGACCCGTATCGCCTCCCGCATCCAGGGCGTCACCGAGGAGACCACCACGGGCGTGCACCGCCTGTACCAGCTCGCCGAGCAGGGCCGCCTCCTGTTCCCGGCCATCAACGTCAACGACTCGGTCACCAAGAGCAAGTTCGACAACAAGTACGGCATCCGCCACTCCCTGCCGGACGGCATCAACCGCGCCACCGACGTGCTGATGGGCGGCAAGGTCGCCGTCGTGTGCGGATACGGCGACGTCGGCAAGGGCGCCGCGGAGGCGCTGCGCGGGCAGGGCTCCCGCGTGATCGTCACGGAGATCGACCCGATCTGCGCCCTGCAGGCCGCCATGGACGGCTACCAGGTCGCGCGGCTGGAGAACGTCCTCTCCGAAGGCGACATCTTCATCACCACCACGGGCAACAAGGACGTCATCATGGCCTCCGACATGGCCGCCATGAAGAACAAGGCGATCGTGGGCAACATCGGCCACTTCGACAACGAGATCGACATGGCCGGCCTGGCGAAGGTCCCGGGCGTCAAGCGCGTCGAGATCAAGCCCCAGGTGCACGAGTGGGTCTTCGACGAGGGCACCGAGAACGAGCGCTCCATCATCGTCCTGTCCGAGGGACGCCTGCTGAACCTGGGCAACGCCACGGGCCACCCGTCGTTCGTCATGAGCAACTCCTTCAGCAACCAGACGATCGCCCAGATCGAGCTCTGGACGAAGCACGAGCAGGAGGGCGAGGAGAAGGAGTACCAGAACCAGGTCTACGTCCTGCCCAAGATCCTGGACGAGAAGGTCGCGCGGCTCCACCTGGACGCTCTCGGCGTCGAGCTGACCGAGCTGTCCAAGGAACAGGCCGAGTACCTCGACGTGGACGTGGCGGGCCCGTACAAGGCCGACCACTACCGGTACTGA
- a CDS encoding metallopeptidase family protein produces MQSGPNKPSATFSFPETEEETAAGRDFRHRRRNRHGRGQRGDMILPTLPGHRNRAERFDDLVLDTAQRLHDLQGHLLDGVLFAVEEIPPGLEELLASGLPAPLGLSTPARGDLAPRVTVYRRVVEQNCPIKEQLPDLVHDVVVEHTAQLLGVAPETLDPYYHRGL; encoded by the coding sequence ATGCAGTCCGGACCCAACAAACCCTCGGCGACGTTCTCCTTCCCGGAGACGGAGGAGGAAACCGCGGCCGGCCGTGATTTCCGGCACCGCCGCAGGAACCGCCACGGACGCGGCCAGCGTGGGGACATGATCCTGCCGACCCTCCCCGGACACCGCAACCGTGCGGAACGTTTCGACGACCTGGTGCTGGACACCGCGCAACGGCTTCACGATCTCCAGGGCCACCTGCTGGACGGTGTGCTGTTCGCCGTCGAGGAGATCCCCCCGGGACTCGAGGAGCTGCTCGCCAGCGGTCTCCCCGCTCCCCTGGGCCTGAGCACCCCGGCCCGCGGCGACCTGGCGCCCCGCGTGACGGTGTACCGGCGCGTGGTGGAGCAGAACTGCCCGATCAAGGAGCAGCTGCCGGATCTGGTGCACGACGTCGTGGTGGAGCACACCGCGCAGCTCCTGGGCGTGGCCCCCGAGACCCTCGACCCGTACTACCACCGGGGGCTGTAG
- a CDS encoding Ig-like domain-containing protein, with translation MKSSTRKSRAVKIVALSAAGAVIVLGGIGAATAPQWLGAVNSASPSGSSQAPTTQAPPAKPVQLTVAPLNGAKEVNPVTAPVVKAVNGTVKDVRLAPAKGPAVKGEYDAGNAQWKASEKLAFNTTYTLSYTAVDEAGGETQRTSSFTTVVTKNEANTTLVVGTLGDQIGAGQPIQLTFSEPVLDANKAGVEKAVKVTSSAGQKVKWHWYSDSMARIRPESYWKSGSTVTLDQQLFGVPFGNGQIGSFSKTTTFKVGPQRVAVMDGAAHTMRVYQDGQLVYSADAGMGGPEMPSPSGSAIILEQQRVSHFRAESIGLKPGDPLYYAPTDVNYANRLTWSGVYVHETLPGGTQFIGNTNISHGCVGLLPKDAAWFFEHMKPGDVVQFKNTAGPPIRADEGFGDWNIPWAQYGNA, from the coding sequence ATGAAATCGAGCACCCGCAAGAGCCGGGCCGTCAAGATCGTCGCGCTGTCCGCGGCCGGGGCCGTCATCGTCCTGGGCGGGATCGGGGCCGCCACGGCTCCCCAGTGGCTCGGTGCCGTGAACTCCGCCTCGCCGTCCGGCTCCTCCCAGGCGCCGACCACCCAGGCCCCTCCGGCCAAGCCGGTGCAGCTCACCGTCGCGCCCCTCAACGGCGCCAAAGAGGTGAACCCGGTGACCGCGCCCGTCGTGAAGGCCGTCAACGGCACCGTGAAGGACGTCCGCTTGGCTCCCGCGAAGGGCCCCGCCGTCAAGGGCGAGTACGACGCCGGCAACGCCCAGTGGAAGGCCTCTGAGAAGCTGGCCTTCAACACCACCTACACCCTGAGCTACACCGCGGTTGACGAGGCGGGCGGCGAAACCCAGCGCACCAGCAGCTTCACCACCGTGGTCACCAAGAACGAGGCGAACACCACGCTCGTGGTGGGCACCCTGGGCGACCAGATCGGCGCGGGCCAGCCGATCCAGCTCACGTTCTCCGAGCCGGTGCTGGATGCCAACAAGGCCGGCGTCGAGAAGGCCGTGAAGGTGACCTCCAGCGCGGGCCAGAAGGTCAAGTGGCACTGGTACTCGGACTCCATGGCGCGGATCCGTCCGGAGTCTTACTGGAAGTCCGGCAGCACCGTGACCCTGGATCAGCAGCTCTTCGGCGTGCCGTTCGGCAACGGCCAGATCGGCAGCTTCAGCAAGACGACCACCTTCAAGGTCGGCCCGCAGCGGGTCGCCGTGATGGACGGCGCCGCGCACACCATGCGCGTCTACCAGGACGGCCAGCTCGTGTACTCGGCGGACGCCGGCATGGGCGGGCCGGAGATGCCCTCGCCGTCCGGTTCCGCCATCATCCTGGAGCAGCAGCGCGTGTCCCACTTCCGCGCCGAGAGCATCGGTCTGAAGCCGGGTGACCCGCTCTACTACGCCCCGACGGACGTGAACTACGCCAATCGCCTCACCTGGAGCGGCGTGTACGTCCACGAGACCCTGCCCGGCGGCACCCAGTTCATCGGCAACACCAACATCTCCCACGGCTGCGTCGGCCTGCTGCCGAAGGACGCCGCCTGGTTCTTCGAGCACATGAAGCCGGGCGACGTGGTGCAGTTCAAGAACACCGCAGGCCCGCCCATCCGTGCCGATGAGGGATTCGGCGACTGGAACATCCCCTGGGCCCAGTACGGCAACGCCTGA
- a CDS encoding Trm112 family protein translates to MPSLSPELLSILRCPETGAPLHQEGDELVAGTGDSAVRYPVEDGIPLLLPASLRDASRTAH, encoded by the coding sequence ATGCCTTCGCTGAGCCCAGAACTGCTGAGCATCCTCCGCTGCCCCGAGACCGGCGCGCCCCTGCACCAGGAAGGCGACGAGCTCGTCGCCGGCACGGGGGATTCCGCCGTCCGTTATCCCGTGGAGGACGGCATCCCGCTGCTGCTGCCCGCCTCTCTGCGTGACGCCTCCCGCACCGCCCACTGA
- a CDS encoding DUF5719 family protein codes for MTEDKDKRTEDGPVKDDRPAENAEQATTPKTAAGATAPGVEDAPVTPAASAAATSAAGAAGSVESAASEAKAPEPVKQPEPAKAPEPVKQPEPAKAPEPVKQPEPAKAPEQPVAPTAGAVTGDPATRGAAKSPARAAKAEARAEKAAARAAKAEAQREAAAKKPGRKLKAEAAATLPAASEASVSEASASEGTAPVKNPRAARRIAKAIAAGTAGVASIALLGTVAAGGTVAPRTAGGQLAAVAADVPAGDSLSVCPAAPRLLAGAGDGTDAQFRPESSTATTVLRGLTLSDPTGRMPASGVQSLDGKTLQELTKASPKTDEGVPGLPDLKAAAIPSRTPSGPEVLRVGTLDGKDSTGASALSYRATDGDLRGLAAVTCQAPSSDQWIVGASTLVGRTSVLNLSNPSTTPATVNLELYGDKGQIKAPGSRGLSIGAGQSRSLVLAGLAPQQAALAVHVSSTGGPVTATVQQSVLRGLTPGGVDYLGPTGQPGTRQIIPGVSLRGSAAAAKLGSGFEDAAPTLALAVPGAQDAVVQVRVYGKSGQQALDKGVVNAPAGTVTQIPLSGLPDGDYTIAISSDVSVTAAVRATRGTTAKDPSDFAWVPASAPLSTDQVMTVPVGGTSRLQFGAPAGRAEVSYRAITADGAVQPAAKATLAAGTTATVEVPEKAGGSAVVGYLFSASGDPAYAALVQTEDKGPGVSVLSVPVTGSGLDKLPVRLGH; via the coding sequence ATGACTGAGGACAAGGACAAGCGCACGGAGGACGGCCCGGTGAAGGACGACCGTCCGGCGGAGAACGCCGAGCAGGCCACGACGCCGAAGACCGCTGCGGGTGCCACGGCCCCCGGAGTGGAGGACGCTCCCGTGACGCCGGCGGCTTCGGCTGCGGCTACGAGTGCCGCCGGGGCCGCGGGGTCCGTGGAAAGCGCGGCGTCCGAGGCCAAGGCGCCTGAACCCGTGAAGCAGCCGGAACCTGCCAAGGCGCCTGAGCCCGTGAAGCAGCCGGAACCTGCCAAGGCGCCTGAGCCCGTCAAGCAGCCGGAACCTGCCAAGGCTCCGGAGCAACCGGTGGCTCCGACCGCTGGAGCAGTCACCGGTGACCCCGCCACGCGGGGCGCGGCCAAGTCGCCGGCTCGCGCCGCGAAGGCCGAAGCCCGCGCGGAGAAGGCTGCGGCGAGGGCCGCCAAGGCCGAGGCTCAGCGCGAGGCGGCCGCGAAGAAGCCGGGCAGGAAACTCAAGGCTGAGGCCGCGGCCACGCTGCCCGCGGCGTCGGAGGCATCCGTGTCAGAGGCTTCGGCGTCAGAAGGCACCGCGCCGGTGAAGAATCCCCGGGCCGCCCGGAGAATCGCGAAGGCCATCGCGGCAGGCACCGCGGGAGTGGCGTCGATCGCGCTGCTCGGCACTGTGGCCGCTGGTGGCACCGTGGCGCCGCGGACGGCGGGAGGCCAGCTGGCCGCCGTCGCCGCCGACGTGCCCGCCGGTGATTCCCTGTCCGTCTGCCCTGCCGCGCCCCGCCTCCTGGCGGGCGCCGGTGACGGTACGGACGCGCAGTTCCGGCCGGAGTCGAGCACAGCGACCACGGTGCTGCGAGGTCTCACGCTGAGCGATCCCACCGGCCGTATGCCGGCCAGCGGTGTGCAGTCCCTGGACGGCAAGACCCTTCAGGAACTGACCAAGGCGAGCCCCAAGACCGACGAGGGCGTCCCCGGCCTGCCGGATCTCAAAGCCGCGGCGATTCCTTCGAGGACGCCCTCCGGGCCCGAGGTGCTGCGGGTCGGCACCCTGGACGGCAAGGACTCCACAGGAGCGTCCGCCCTGTCCTACCGGGCGACTGACGGCGATCTCCGCGGCCTGGCCGCCGTCACGTGCCAGGCTCCGAGCAGTGATCAGTGGATCGTGGGTGCGTCCACCCTGGTGGGCCGGACCTCGGTGCTGAACCTCTCGAATCCGAGCACCACCCCGGCCACGGTGAATCTCGAACTGTACGGCGACAAGGGCCAGATCAAGGCCCCGGGCAGCCGAGGTCTCTCGATCGGGGCGGGTCAGTCTCGGTCCCTCGTCCTCGCCGGTCTGGCTCCGCAGCAGGCGGCTCTGGCCGTGCATGTGAGCAGCACGGGCGGCCCGGTCACGGCCACCGTGCAGCAGAGCGTGCTGCGCGGGCTCACCCCCGGCGGCGTCGACTATCTCGGTCCCACCGGACAGCCCGGCACGCGGCAGATCATCCCGGGCGTCTCGCTGCGTGGCAGCGCCGCGGCGGCGAAGCTCGGAAGCGGCTTCGAGGACGCCGCGCCGACGCTGGCGCTGGCGGTCCCGGGCGCGCAGGACGCGGTCGTCCAGGTGAGGGTGTACGGCAAGAGCGGTCAGCAGGCCCTCGACAAGGGCGTGGTGAACGCCCCGGCCGGGACGGTGACTCAAATTCCCCTCTCCGGCCTGCCCGACGGGGACTACACCATCGCCATCAGCTCCGACGTCTCCGTGACCGCGGCCGTCCGCGCCACGCGGGGGACCACCGCGAAGGATCCGTCGGACTTCGCGTGGGTGCCGGCGTCGGCTCCTCTGAGCACGGACCAGGTCATGACCGTTCCGGTGGGCGGCACCAGCCGCCTCCAGTTCGGCGCACCCGCCGGTCGCGCGGAGGTCAGCTACCGGGCGATCACGGCCGACGGCGCCGTGCAGCCGGCCGCCAAGGCCACCCTGGCCGCCGGCACGACGGCGACGGTGGAGGTTCCCGAGAAGGCCGGGGGATCGGCCGTGGTCGGGTACCTGTTCTCCGCCTCCGGTGATCCGGCCTACGCCGCCCTGGTGCAGACCGAGGACAAGGGTCCGGGCGTGAGTGTCCTGTCCGTTCCTGTCACCGGCTCCGGTCTCGACAAGCTCCCGGTGCGCCTGGGTCACTGA
- a CDS encoding WhiB family transcriptional regulator produces MGQTERIQDENFTPGQAAYQATRTVPEDWFLDPADPERAQRFRQDAARSLEDQATAFLTAHEPAEAEPASPEDELDPPLELFARPEPTGLAAAFTILPGREVGDESELSWQAESLCAQTDPEAFFPEKGGSTRDAKKVCAACTVRQQCLEYALANDERFGIWGGLSERERRRLRKRAV; encoded by the coding sequence ATGGGGCAGACAGAGCGTATCCAAGACGAAAACTTCACCCCGGGCCAGGCCGCGTACCAGGCCACCCGCACCGTGCCGGAGGACTGGTTCCTGGACCCGGCCGATCCGGAGCGCGCTCAGCGGTTCCGGCAGGACGCCGCCCGCAGCCTGGAGGATCAGGCCACCGCCTTCCTCACGGCGCATGAGCCCGCGGAGGCGGAGCCCGCCTCGCCCGAGGACGAGCTGGACCCGCCGCTCGAGCTGTTCGCCCGCCCCGAGCCCACCGGGCTGGCCGCGGCCTTCACCATCCTTCCGGGCCGCGAGGTCGGGGACGAGTCCGAGCTCAGCTGGCAGGCCGAGTCCCTGTGCGCGCAGACCGACCCCGAGGCATTCTTCCCGGAGAAGGGCGGTTCCACGCGGGACGCCAAGAAGGTGTGCGCCGCGTGCACCGTCCGGCAGCAGTGCCTCGAGTACGCCCTGGCCAACGACGAACGCTTCGGCATCTGGGGCGGTCTGTCCGAGCGGGAGCGCCGCCGACTGAGGAAGCGAGCAGTCTGA